Part of the Diceros bicornis minor isolate mBicDic1 chromosome 2, mDicBic1.mat.cur, whole genome shotgun sequence genome is shown below.
GTGCCTGACATTCATGGTGTGGAGGCCCCTGCTAGGGAGGGTGCTATGTCTGCTCAGCTTGGTTACCCCGTGGTGGGTTGGCACATCGCCAACAAGAAGCCACGTCTCCCCAAACGCATCCGGAGGCAGATCTATGCCACACCCACACCTGTCACTGCCATTGGGCCCCCAACCACAGCCATCCAGGAGCCACCATCCAGGATTGTGCCCACGCCCACATCTCCAGCCATTGCCCCTCCAACAGAGACCATGGCTCCTCCAGTCAGGGATCCTGTTCCTGGGAAGCCCACAGTCACCATTCGGACTCGAGGTGCCATCATTCAGACTCCAACCCTAGGCCCCATCCAGCCCACACGAGTGTCAGAAGCTGGCACCATGGTTTCTGGCCAGCTCCGCCCAACAATGACCATTCCTGGCTATGTGGAGCCCACAGCGGTTGCTGCACCTCCCACGACTACCACGAAGAAGCCACGAGTATCCACGCCAAAACCAGCCACACCTTCTACTGACTCCTCAACCACCACAACTCGAAGACCGACCAAGAAGCCACGGACACCCCGACCGGTGCCCAGGCTCACCACCAAAGCTCCCATCACCAGATTGGAAACTGCCTCCCCACCTACTCGCGTCCGCACCACCACCAGTGGGGTGTCCCGTGGAGGAGAACCCAACCAGCGCCCAGAGCTCAAAAACCATATCGACAGAGTGGATGTCTGGGTTGGCACCTACTTTGAGGTGAAGATCCCATCAGACACCTTCTACGACAATGAAGACACCACCACTGATAAGCTGAAGCTGACCCTGAAGCTTCGGGAGCAGCAGCTGGTAGGTGAGAAGTCTTGGGTACAGTTCAACAGCAACAGCCAGCTCATGTATGGCCTGCCTGACAGCAGCCATGTGGGCAAGCATGAGTATTTCATGCATGCCACAGACAAGGGGGGCCTATCAGCTGTGGATGCCTTCGAGATCCATGTCCACAGGCGCCCTCAAGGAGACAAGGCTCCCGCGCGGTTCAAGGCCAAGTTTGTGGGTGACCCAGCACCAGTGGTGAATGACATCCATAAGAAGATTGGCCTGGTGAAGAAGCTGGCCTTCGCCTTTGGGGACCGCAACTGCAGCACCATCACACTGCAGAATATCACCCGGGGCTCCATCGTGGTGGAATGGACCAACAACACACTGCCCCTGGAGCCCTGCCCCAAGGAGCAGATCACGGGGCTGAGCCGGAGGATTGCTGAGGATGATGGGAAACCTCGGGCCGCCTTCTCTAACGCCTTGGAGCCTGACTTCAAGGCCATGAGCATTGCTGTGACGGGCTCTGGCAGCTGCCGGCATCTACAGTTTATCCCTGTGGCACCACCCAAGAGGGTGCCCTCAGAGGTGCCACCTACGGAGGTGCCGGATAGGGACCCTGAGAAGAGCAGCGAGGATGATGTCTACCTGCACACGGTCATTCCGGCCGTGGTGGTCGCAGCCATTCTGCTCATCGCTGGCATCATTGCCATGATCTGCTATCGCAAGAAGCGGAAGGGCAAGCTCACCCTTGAGGACCAGGCCACCTTCATCAAGAAGGGAGTGCCTATCATCTTTGCAGATGAGCTGGACGACTCCAAgcccccaccctcctccagcATGCCACTCATCCTGCAGGAAGAAAAAGCCCCCCTACCCCCTCCTGAGTACCCCAACCAGAGCGTGCCCGAGACCACCCCTCTGAACCAGGACACTGTGGGAGAGTACACGCCCCTGCGGGATGAAGATCCCAATGCGCCTCCCTAccagccccctccgcccttcACAGCCCCCATGGAGGGCAAGGGCTCCCGTCCGAAGAACATGACCCCATACCGGTCGCCCCCTCCCTACGTACCCCCTTAACCCACAAGCGCCTAGGtggaggcaggggtggggcagggccctGGAGACAACATGGTGTTGTCTGTGGAGACCGGTGGCCTGCAGACCATTGCCCACTGGGAGCCGACACCTGACCtagcacacactgacacacatgGAGCCTGGACAAACCTGCCCTTTCTGGTCCTCCTAAACCCCAAAGCAGCTAGAGAGACTTTGGggacatttttacttttattttttgcctaacagctttttgtttgttcataGAAAATTCTTCGCTGCGTTTTTGATGGCTGACTCTGAAAGCACCGTTTGGAGTAGAGGTAGATGGAGGGAGCGAGGAACCGTGAATGAACTCGCAGGCAGTGCTGGGTGGCCTCCCGGCTCTCTGCGTTTTGCCTTTAACACTAACTGTACTGTTTTTTCTATTCACGTGTGTCTAGCTGCAGGATGTAACATGGA
Proteins encoded:
- the DAG1 gene encoding dystroglycan 1, translating into MRMSVSFSLLLPLWGRTFLLLLCVAVTQSRWPSEPSETLRDWENQLEASMHSVLSDLQEAVPTVVGIPDGTAIVGRSFRVTIPTDLIASTGEVIKVSAAGKEALPSWLHWDPESHTLEGLPLDIDKGVHYITVSTELLGANGSHIPQTSSVFSIEVYPEDHSEPQSLRAASPDPGEVVSSACATDEPVTVLTVILDADLTKMTPKQRIDLLYRMQSFSEVEPHNMKLVPVVNNRLFDMSAFMAGPGNAKKVVENGALLSWKLGCSLNQNTVPDIHGVEAPAREGAMSAQLGYPVVGWHIANKKPRLPKRIRRQIYATPTPVTAIGPPTTAIQEPPSRIVPTPTSPAIAPPTETMAPPVRDPVPGKPTVTIRTRGAIIQTPTLGPIQPTRVSEAGTMVSGQLRPTMTIPGYVEPTAVAAPPTTTTKKPRVSTPKPATPSTDSSTTTTRRPTKKPRTPRPVPRLTTKAPITRLETASPPTRVRTTTSGVSRGGEPNQRPELKNHIDRVDVWVGTYFEVKIPSDTFYDNEDTTTDKLKLTLKLREQQLVGEKSWVQFNSNSQLMYGLPDSSHVGKHEYFMHATDKGGLSAVDAFEIHVHRRPQGDKAPARFKAKFVGDPAPVVNDIHKKIGLVKKLAFAFGDRNCSTITLQNITRGSIVVEWTNNTLPLEPCPKEQITGLSRRIAEDDGKPRAAFSNALEPDFKAMSIAVTGSGSCRHLQFIPVAPPKRVPSEVPPTEVPDRDPEKSSEDDVYLHTVIPAVVVAAILLIAGIIAMICYRKKRKGKLTLEDQATFIKKGVPIIFADELDDSKPPPSSSMPLILQEEKAPLPPPEYPNQSVPETTPLNQDTVGEYTPLRDEDPNAPPYQPPPPFTAPMEGKGSRPKNMTPYRSPPPYVPP